In Engraulis encrasicolus isolate BLACKSEA-1 chromosome 24, IST_EnEncr_1.0, whole genome shotgun sequence, a single genomic region encodes these proteins:
- the LOC134441834 gene encoding mitoguardin 2-like isoform X1, which translates to MPSSAIPEDCKPCSEDGQRKEQKPVGAHTLVSRERPVLQAVQRVILRGLRVVFQALSGPAELTGEGAVKSSRPGSPDDTGVDRMFYSCHEVTMNVEEDLSWAEERQPSGTDLTASTPKRHVYFPESELDVLIDVKLQAVRQAFQIIIQEAESMHFLKEAALSVLTGLLQLAGKKTEGFTHVWNKLMVFAESPSNGACIAKECQEAGMQTACFYDLFYEAIVLRLLECGEQAPLVLRTTLRTPWISGSTKKTAVMFHAWAQIRRERELLMRPQGLFYHLCEVRDYVDGEIMWAAFGPQSDAKDFYFLLRGELLSFVQYIFSLDSQCYSSSSMLAVLIFSALRGSVCRLQEDLMKRQRATGIQQASQNHT; encoded by the exons ATGCCCTCTAGTGCCATTCCAGAGGATTGCAAGCCCTGCAGTGAGGATGGTCAGAGGAAGGAACAGAAACCAGTGGGTGCTCACACACTG GTGTCAAGGGAAAGGCCAGTGTTGCAGGCTGTTCAGCGAGTGATTTTGAGAGGACTGCGAGTTGTTTTTCAGGCCCTCAGTGGACCAGCTG AACTGACAGGTGAAGGAGCTGTTAAGTCCTCCAGACCAGGAAGCCCGGACGACACTGGAGTCGACAGGATGTTTTACTCCTGCCATGAGGTCACTATG AATGTGGAGGAGGACTTGAGCTGGGCAGAAGAGAGGCAGCCATCAGGCACTGATTTGACAGCCTCCACTCCAAAGAGGCA TGTCTACTTTCCTGAGAGTGAACTTGATGTCCTAATTGATGTCAAACTGCAAGCTGTGCGCCAGGCTTTCCAG ATCATCATACAAGAGGCAGAATCCATGCACTTCCTGAAGGAGGCAGCACTGAGTGTACTGACTGGACTGCTGCAGTTGGCTGGCAAA aaGACAGAGGGCTTCACCCATGTGTGGAATAAGCTGATGGTGTTTGCAGAGAGCCCGTCCAACGGGGCCTGCATCGCCAAGGAGTGTCAGGAAGCTGGG ATGCAGACGGCGTGCTTTTACGACCTGTTTTACGAGGCCATTGTGCTCCGACTCCTGGAATGCGGAGAGCAGGCCCCTCTGGTGCTCAGGACCACGCTGCGCACACCCTGGATCTCAGGGAGCACCAAGAAAACC GCAGTGATGTTCCATGCCTGGGCCCAAATCAGGAGAGAAAGGGAGCTGTTGATG AGGCCACAGGGCCTGTTCTATCACCTATGTGAGGTACGAGACTATGTGGATGGGGAGATCATGTGGGCCGCCTTTGGACCGCAGAGTGATGCCAAGGATTTCTACTTCCTGCTCAGG GGAGAGCTGTTGTCCTTCGTCCAGTACATCTTTAGTCTGGACAGCCAatgctactcctcctcctccatgttggCTGTGCTCATCTTCTCCGCATTGAGGGGGTCTGTGTGCCGCCTGCAGGAGGACCTGATGAAGCGGCAGCGTGCAACGGGCATACAACAGGCCTCCCAAAACCACACatga
- the LOC134441834 gene encoding mitoguardin 2-like isoform X3: MPSSAIPEDCKPCSEDGQRKEQKPVSRERPVLQAVQRVILRGLRVVFQALSGPAELTGEGAVKSSRPGSPDDTGVDRMFYSCHEVTMNVEEDLSWAEERQPSGTDLTASTPKRHVYFPESELDVLIDVKLQAVRQAFQIIIQEAESMHFLKEAALSVLTGLLQLAGKKTEGFTHVWNKLMVFAESPSNGACIAKECQEAGMQTACFYDLFYEAIVLRLLECGEQAPLVLRTTLRTPWISGSTKKTAVMFHAWAQIRRERELLMRPQGLFYHLCEVRDYVDGEIMWAAFGPQSDAKDFYFLLRGELLSFVQYIFSLDSQCYSSSSMLAVLIFSALRGSVCRLQEDLMKRQRATGIQQASQNHT, translated from the exons ATGCCCTCTAGTGCCATTCCAGAGGATTGCAAGCCCTGCAGTGAGGATGGTCAGAGGAAGGAACAGAAACCA GTGTCAAGGGAAAGGCCAGTGTTGCAGGCTGTTCAGCGAGTGATTTTGAGAGGACTGCGAGTTGTTTTTCAGGCCCTCAGTGGACCAGCTG AACTGACAGGTGAAGGAGCTGTTAAGTCCTCCAGACCAGGAAGCCCGGACGACACTGGAGTCGACAGGATGTTTTACTCCTGCCATGAGGTCACTATG AATGTGGAGGAGGACTTGAGCTGGGCAGAAGAGAGGCAGCCATCAGGCACTGATTTGACAGCCTCCACTCCAAAGAGGCA TGTCTACTTTCCTGAGAGTGAACTTGATGTCCTAATTGATGTCAAACTGCAAGCTGTGCGCCAGGCTTTCCAG ATCATCATACAAGAGGCAGAATCCATGCACTTCCTGAAGGAGGCAGCACTGAGTGTACTGACTGGACTGCTGCAGTTGGCTGGCAAA aaGACAGAGGGCTTCACCCATGTGTGGAATAAGCTGATGGTGTTTGCAGAGAGCCCGTCCAACGGGGCCTGCATCGCCAAGGAGTGTCAGGAAGCTGGG ATGCAGACGGCGTGCTTTTACGACCTGTTTTACGAGGCCATTGTGCTCCGACTCCTGGAATGCGGAGAGCAGGCCCCTCTGGTGCTCAGGACCACGCTGCGCACACCCTGGATCTCAGGGAGCACCAAGAAAACC GCAGTGATGTTCCATGCCTGGGCCCAAATCAGGAGAGAAAGGGAGCTGTTGATG AGGCCACAGGGCCTGTTCTATCACCTATGTGAGGTACGAGACTATGTGGATGGGGAGATCATGTGGGCCGCCTTTGGACCGCAGAGTGATGCCAAGGATTTCTACTTCCTGCTCAGG GGAGAGCTGTTGTCCTTCGTCCAGTACATCTTTAGTCTGGACAGCCAatgctactcctcctcctccatgttggCTGTGCTCATCTTCTCCGCATTGAGGGGGTCTGTGTGCCGCCTGCAGGAGGACCTGATGAAGCGGCAGCGTGCAACGGGCATACAACAGGCCTCCCAAAACCACACatga
- the LOC134441834 gene encoding mitoguardin 2-like isoform X2, with product MPSSAIPEDCKPCSEDGQRKEQKPVGAHTLVSRERPVLQAVQRVILRGLRVVFQALSGPAELTGEGAVKSSRPGSPDDTGVDRMFYSCHENVEEDLSWAEERQPSGTDLTASTPKRHVYFPESELDVLIDVKLQAVRQAFQIIIQEAESMHFLKEAALSVLTGLLQLAGKKTEGFTHVWNKLMVFAESPSNGACIAKECQEAGMQTACFYDLFYEAIVLRLLECGEQAPLVLRTTLRTPWISGSTKKTAVMFHAWAQIRRERELLMRPQGLFYHLCEVRDYVDGEIMWAAFGPQSDAKDFYFLLRGELLSFVQYIFSLDSQCYSSSSMLAVLIFSALRGSVCRLQEDLMKRQRATGIQQASQNHT from the exons ATGCCCTCTAGTGCCATTCCAGAGGATTGCAAGCCCTGCAGTGAGGATGGTCAGAGGAAGGAACAGAAACCAGTGGGTGCTCACACACTG GTGTCAAGGGAAAGGCCAGTGTTGCAGGCTGTTCAGCGAGTGATTTTGAGAGGACTGCGAGTTGTTTTTCAGGCCCTCAGTGGACCAGCTG AACTGACAGGTGAAGGAGCTGTTAAGTCCTCCAGACCAGGAAGCCCGGACGACACTGGAGTCGACAGGATGTTTTACTCCTGCCATGAG AATGTGGAGGAGGACTTGAGCTGGGCAGAAGAGAGGCAGCCATCAGGCACTGATTTGACAGCCTCCACTCCAAAGAGGCA TGTCTACTTTCCTGAGAGTGAACTTGATGTCCTAATTGATGTCAAACTGCAAGCTGTGCGCCAGGCTTTCCAG ATCATCATACAAGAGGCAGAATCCATGCACTTCCTGAAGGAGGCAGCACTGAGTGTACTGACTGGACTGCTGCAGTTGGCTGGCAAA aaGACAGAGGGCTTCACCCATGTGTGGAATAAGCTGATGGTGTTTGCAGAGAGCCCGTCCAACGGGGCCTGCATCGCCAAGGAGTGTCAGGAAGCTGGG ATGCAGACGGCGTGCTTTTACGACCTGTTTTACGAGGCCATTGTGCTCCGACTCCTGGAATGCGGAGAGCAGGCCCCTCTGGTGCTCAGGACCACGCTGCGCACACCCTGGATCTCAGGGAGCACCAAGAAAACC GCAGTGATGTTCCATGCCTGGGCCCAAATCAGGAGAGAAAGGGAGCTGTTGATG AGGCCACAGGGCCTGTTCTATCACCTATGTGAGGTACGAGACTATGTGGATGGGGAGATCATGTGGGCCGCCTTTGGACCGCAGAGTGATGCCAAGGATTTCTACTTCCTGCTCAGG GGAGAGCTGTTGTCCTTCGTCCAGTACATCTTTAGTCTGGACAGCCAatgctactcctcctcctccatgttggCTGTGCTCATCTTCTCCGCATTGAGGGGGTCTGTGTGCCGCCTGCAGGAGGACCTGATGAAGCGGCAGCGTGCAACGGGCATACAACAGGCCTCCCAAAACCACACatga
- the LOC134441834 gene encoding uncharacterized protein LOC134441834 isoform X4, which yields MGQIIIQEAESMHFLKEAALSVLTGLLQLAGKKTEGFTHVWNKLMVFAESPSNGACIAKECQEAGMQTACFYDLFYEAIVLRLLECGEQAPLVLRTTLRTPWISGSTKKTAVMFHAWAQIRRERELLMRPQGLFYHLCEVRDYVDGEIMWAAFGPQSDAKDFYFLLRGELLSFVQYIFSLDSQCYSSSSMLAVLIFSALRGSVCRLQEDLMKRQRATGIQQASQNHT from the exons ATGGGTCAGATCATCATACAAGAGGCAGAATCCATGCACTTCCTGAAGGAGGCAGCACTGAGTGTACTGACTGGACTGCTGCAGTTGGCTGGCAAA aaGACAGAGGGCTTCACCCATGTGTGGAATAAGCTGATGGTGTTTGCAGAGAGCCCGTCCAACGGGGCCTGCATCGCCAAGGAGTGTCAGGAAGCTGGG ATGCAGACGGCGTGCTTTTACGACCTGTTTTACGAGGCCATTGTGCTCCGACTCCTGGAATGCGGAGAGCAGGCCCCTCTGGTGCTCAGGACCACGCTGCGCACACCCTGGATCTCAGGGAGCACCAAGAAAACC GCAGTGATGTTCCATGCCTGGGCCCAAATCAGGAGAGAAAGGGAGCTGTTGATG AGGCCACAGGGCCTGTTCTATCACCTATGTGAGGTACGAGACTATGTGGATGGGGAGATCATGTGGGCCGCCTTTGGACCGCAGAGTGATGCCAAGGATTTCTACTTCCTGCTCAGG GGAGAGCTGTTGTCCTTCGTCCAGTACATCTTTAGTCTGGACAGCCAatgctactcctcctcctccatgttggCTGTGCTCATCTTCTCCGCATTGAGGGGGTCTGTGTGCCGCCTGCAGGAGGACCTGATGAAGCGGCAGCGTGCAACGGGCATACAACAGGCCTCCCAAAACCACACatga
- the LOC134441034 gene encoding uncharacterized protein LOC134441034, with the protein MNKKQRDRMARKRQLLDCSKASRGPAQEQPRAAITNTVNPVGLRQQYPTDSGEGTPTRRFVMFTLCRCCAKRLLKRGSTIQREEERLRELRLLVEEKNVMELQRRLDQAARKNESRQREELLQEEVQDKCDAQLSWGLTKQGMKNEFKRLKKLEKSLSLQIHRLQQREGMPAPWTINSTDDDNDERAEEELTESMEGRVQSARRADTHPFSQILSDGTQDNDRTFSVASPRTSKGRKGGQSGRARAYSEIPKAPEYSNLPKSKQAMNKKQRDRMARKRQLLDCSKASRGPAQEQPRAAITNTVNPVGLPQQYPTDSGEGTPTRRFVMFTLCRCCAKRLLRRGSTIQREEERLRELRLLVEEKNVMELQRRLDQAARKNESRQREELLQEEVQDKCDAQLSWGLTKQGMKNEFKRLKKLEKSLSLQIHRLQQREGMSAPWTISSTDDDNDERAEEELTQSMEGRVQSARRADTHPFSQILSDGTQDNDRTFSVASPRTFRKGRKGGQSGRARAYSEIPKAPEYSNLPKSKQAMNKKQRDRMARKRQLLDCSKASRGPAQEQPRAAITNTVNPVGLPQQYPTDSGEGTPTRRFVMFTLCRCCAKRLLRRGSTIQREEERLRELRLLVEEKNVMELQRRLDQAARKNESRQREELLQEEVQDKCDAQLSWGLTKQGMKNEFKRLKKLEKSLSLQIHRLQQREGMPAPWTINSTDDDNDERAEEELTESIEGRVQSARRADTHPFRQILSDGTQDNDRTFSVASPPSSKGRKGGQSGRARTYSEIPKAPEYSNLPKSKQAMNKKQRDRMARKRQLLGCSKASRGPAQEQPRAAITNTVYPVGLPQQYPTDIGEGTPTRRFVMFRLCRCCAKRLLKRGSTRQREEERLRELRLLVEEKNVMELQRRLDQAARKYESRQREELLQEEVQDKCDAQLSWGLTKQGMKKEFKRLQKLEKTLSLQIHRLQQREGMPAPWTINSTDDDNDERAEEELVRLIKEQQQKSNTKTNECTETTAGPHKLCSQTIQREEEQLKDECPDVEQEPQRQPNGESTMKQQLENAVQRAENKHQTESMEDQVQSARRADTHPFSQILSFSAHKDDEQNAMKQGEAREDTTEDQATHNSNSPSVVPICPSLGADADNLWHDTKDQGTLEKSPSLVNLLACCSDASGGEDGDGRSETASLSQHETADVDYENVNDKSVRRRVLKWINRKAKDYLSKKIEKTFKREEEEGDELYTPWYCTNIQWRSEREQEKRKALLRAEDMRQRLESFLLKWEAKRAQKRAQRMEKEESFDRETQDLWFCEDLL; encoded by the exons ATGAACAAGAAACAGCGTGACCGCATGGCCAGGAAACGTCAACTGCTTGACTGTAGTAAGGCAAGTCGTGGCCCTGCACAGGAACAGCCGAGAGCAGCCATCACCAACACAGTCAACCCAGTGGGCCTTCGTCAGCAGTACCCGACTGACAGCGGTGAAGGGACCCCAACAAGACGGTTTGTGATGTTCACACTGTGTCGCTGCTGTGCTAAACGGCTTCTTAAGAGAGGCAGCACaatacagagagaagaggagaggctgaggGAACTCAGACtactggtggaggagaagaacgTGATGGAGCTGCAGAGAAGGCTAGACCAGGCTGCAAGGAAAAatgagagcagacagagagaggaattgcTGCAAGAGGAAGTGCAGGACAAATGTGATGCTCAGCTGAGCTGGGGGCTGACAAAGCAAGGGATGAAGAACGAATTCAAGAGGCTCAAAAAGCTGGAGAAGAGTCTTTCTCTCCAGATTCACAGACTGCAACAGAGGGAGGGCATGCCTGCACCATGGACCATCAACAGcactgatgatgataatgatgagagAGCGGAGGAGGAATTG ACCGAATCTATGGAAGGTCGGGTACAATCAGCACGCCGGGCTGACACCCACCCCTTTAGCCAAATCCTGTCTGATGGTACACAGGATAATGACCGCACTTTCAG TGTTGCGAGTCCACGTACCTCCAAAGGCAGAAAGGGTGGTCAGTCAGGCCGTGCACGTGCCTATTCCGAAATCCCGAAGGCACCAGAATACAGTAACCTCCCAAAATCCAAGCAGGCCATGAACAAGAAACAGCGTGACCGCATGGCCAGGAAACGTCAACTGCTTGACTGTAGTAAGGCAAGTCGTGGCCCTGCACAGGAACAGCCGAGAGCAGCCATCACCAACACAGTCAACCCAGTGGGCCTTCCTCAGCAGTACCCGACTGACAGCGGTGAAGGGACCCCAACAAGACGGTTTGTGATGTTCACACTGTGTCGCTGCTGTGCTAAACGGCTTCTTAGGAGAGGCAGCACaatacagagagaagaggagaggctgaggGAGCTCAGACtactggtggaggagaagaacgTGATGGAGCTGCAGAGAAGGCTAGACCAGGCTGCAAGGAAAAatgagagcagacagagagaggaattgcTGCAAGAGGAAGTGCAGGACAAATGTGATGCTCAGCTGAGCTGGGGGCTGACAAAGCAAGGGATGAAGAACGAATTCAAGAGGCTCAAAAAGCTGGAGAAGAGTCTTTCTCTCCAGATCCACAGACTGCAACAGAGGGAGGGCATGTCTGCACCATGGACCATCAGCAGcactgatgatgataatgatgagagAGCGGAGGAGGAATTG ACCCAATCTATGGAAGGTCGGGTACAATCAGCACGCCGGGCTGACACCCACCCCTTTAGCCAAATCCTGTCTGATGGTACACAGGATAATGACCGCACTTTCAG TGTTGCGAGTCCACGTACCTTCAGGAAAGGCAGAAAGGGTGGTCAGTCAGGCCGTGCACGTGCCTATTCCGAAATCCCGAAGGCACCAGAATACAGTAACCTCCCAAAATCCAAGCAGGCCATGAACAAGAAACAGCGTGACCGCATGGCCAGGAAACGTCAACTGCTTGACTGTAGTAAGGCAAGTCGTGGCCCTGCACAGGAACAGCCGAGAGCAGCCATCACCAACACAGTCAACCCAGTGGGCCTTCCTCAGCAGTACCCGACTGACAGCGGTGAAGGGACCCCAACAAGACGGTTTGTGATGTTCACACTGTGTCGCTGCTGTGCTAAACGGCTTCTTAGGAGAGGCAGCACaatacagagagaagaggagaggctgaggGAACTCAGACtactggtggaggagaagaacgTGATGGAGCTGCAGAGAAGGCTAGACCAGGCTGCAAGGAAAAatgagagcagacagagagaggaattgcTGCAAGAGGAAGTGCAGGACAAATGTGATGCTCAGCTGAGCTGGGGGCTGACAAAGCAAGGGATGAAGAACGAATTCAAGAGGCTCAAAAAGCTGGAGAAGAGTCTTTCTCTCCAGATTCACAGACTGCAACAGAGGGAGGGCATGCCTGCACCATGGACCATCAACAGcactgatgatgataatgatgagagAGCGGAGGAGGAATTG ACCGAATCTATAGAAGGTCGGGTACAATCAGCACGCCGGGCTGACACTCACCCCTTTAGACAAATCCTGTCTGATGGTACACAGGATAATGACCGCACTTTCAG TGTTGCGAGTCCACCTTCCTCCAAAGGCAGAAAGGGCGGTCAGTCAGGCCGTGCACGTACCTATTCCGAAATCCCGAAGGCACCAGAATACAGTAACCTCCCAAAATCCAAGCAGGCCATGAACAAGAAACAGCGTGACCGCATGGCCAGGAAACGTCAACTGCTTGGCTGTAGTAAGGCAAGTCGTGGCCCTGCACAGGAACAGCCGAGAGCAGCCATCACCAACACAGTCTACCCAGTGGGCCTTCCTCAGCAATACCCGACTGACATCGGTGAAGGGACCCCAACACGCCGGTTTGTCATGTTCAGACTGTGTCGCTGCTGTGCTAAACGGCTTCTTAAGAGAGGCAgcacaagacagagagaagaggagagactgaGGGAGCTCAGACtactggtggaggagaagaacgTGATGGAGCTGCAGAGAAGGCTAGACCAGGCTGCAAGGAAATatgagagcagacagagagaggaattgcTGCAAGAGGAAGTGCAGGACAAATGTGATGCTCAGCTGAGCTGGGGGCTGACAAAGCAAGGGATGAAGAAGGAATTTAAGAGGCTCCAAAAGCTGGAGAAGACTCTTTCTCTCCAGATTCACAGACTGCAACAGAGGGAGGGCATGCCTGCACCATGGACCATCAACAGcactgatgatgataatgatgagagAGCGGAGGAGGAATTAGTAAGGCTGATAAAAGAACAGCAGCAAAAATCTAACACAAAGACAAATGAGTGCACAGAAACAACAGCTGGTCCACACAAGCTTTGCAGCCAAACTATtcagagagaagaagagcaaTTGAAAGATGAATGCCCTGATGTAGAGCAAGAGCCACAGAGACAACCCAATGGAGAGAGCACTATGAAACAGCAATTGGAGAATGCAGTGCAGAGGGCAGAAAATAAGCATCAG ACCGAATCTATGGAAGATCAGGTACAATCAGCACGCCGGGCTGACACCCACCCCTTTAGCCAAATCCTCTCATTCTCAGCTCACAAAGATGATGAACAAAATGCCATGAAACAGGGGGAGGCCAGGGAAGACACCACAGAAGACCAAGCAACCCACAACAGCAACAGTCCTTCTGTGGTGCCTATTTGTCCTTCACTGGGTGCTGATGCTGACAACCTATGGCATGACACAAAGGACCAGGGGACCCTGGAAAAAAGTCCCTCTCTGGTGAACCTCTTGGCCTGCTGTTCAGATGCCAGTGGTGGTGAAGACGGAGATGGCAGATCCGAGACCGCCTCATTATCACAGCATGAAACAGCTGATGTGGATTATGAGAACGTGAATGACAAGAGTGTGAGGAGGAGGGTCCTTAAATGGATCAACAGGAAGGCAAAGGACTACCTCAGCAAGAAGATCGAAAAGACAttcaagagagaggaggaggagggggacgagCTATACACACCAT GGTACTGTACAAATATTCAGTGGAGAtcagagagggagcaggagaagaggaaggcGTTGTTGAGGGCTGAGGATATGCGGCAGCGCCTAGAGAGTTTCTTGCTGAAATGGGAGGCCAAACGGGCCCAGAAGAGGGCTCAAaggatggagaaagaggagagctTTGACAGGGAAACCCAAGACTTGTGGTTCTGTGAGGACCTTCTGTAA